The Candidatus Lernaella stagnicola genome contains a region encoding:
- a CDS encoding lysylphosphatidylglycerol synthase domain-containing protein produces the protein MNTAFRRVALRVFMIFLIAVSLGFVVWQIRLGRSQLAAQPLTVSPGLLAASLAVLLVNFLLVALVWRVVFRDRGESVRLRDTFAIIYAAQLGKYVPGKVWLFLGQVFLAEQLGYRKATALTATVVQNISGSIGAVIVIAVSLLGAGYDAWLFWVSLAVAAVGWAALIVMPVRIERWVNRWREKRGKEAIVLVVSPGAVARTVLLMTAAWVVHCAAFVLLVASLRPVGWTDACRLALAYNFAYHVAFYVLIVPGGIGVREGALTWLLNDRFGAGWAGIVSVVQRLWFTAAELIAFAISLALLGGVVRRKLWRRKKEVA, from the coding sequence TTGAACACCGCCTTCCGCCGCGTTGCCCTCCGCGTTTTCATGATCTTCCTGATCGCGGTGTCGTTGGGTTTCGTCGTGTGGCAAATCAGGCTGGGCCGATCGCAACTCGCGGCGCAACCGTTGACGGTGTCGCCCGGGCTGCTGGCGGCGAGCCTCGCTGTGTTGCTTGTGAATTTCCTTCTTGTCGCGCTCGTGTGGCGGGTCGTTTTTCGAGACCGGGGCGAGAGCGTACGCCTGCGGGACACCTTCGCCATCATCTACGCCGCGCAGTTGGGCAAGTACGTGCCGGGCAAGGTTTGGCTGTTTCTCGGACAAGTGTTTTTGGCCGAGCAGCTTGGCTATCGCAAGGCGACGGCGCTCACGGCGACCGTTGTGCAGAACATCAGCGGCTCGATCGGCGCGGTGATCGTCATCGCGGTCAGTCTGCTCGGAGCCGGATACGACGCGTGGCTGTTCTGGGTGTCGCTGGCGGTGGCGGCGGTGGGTTGGGCGGCGCTGATCGTGATGCCGGTGCGTATTGAGCGTTGGGTGAACCGCTGGCGCGAGAAGCGCGGCAAAGAAGCGATCGTGCTCGTGGTCAGTCCCGGCGCGGTGGCGCGCACCGTGTTGCTGATGACCGCGGCTTGGGTCGTGCATTGCGCGGCCTTCGTGCTGTTGGTCGCTTCCCTGCGGCCGGTCGGCTGGACCGACGCGTGCCGACTCGCCTTAGCCTACAACTTCGCCTATCACGTCGCGTTCTACGTGCTGATCGTGCCCGGCGGCATCGGCGTGCGCGAAGGCGCGCTGACGTGGCTGCTCAACGACCGCTTCGGCGCGGGCTGGGCGGGGATCGTCTCGGTCGTGCAACGCCTTTGGTTCACCGCGGCGGAATTGATCGCGTTCGCGATATCCCTCGCGTTATTGGGCGGCGTCGTTCGTCGCAAGTTGTGGCGGCGCAAAAAAGAAGTGGCGTGA
- a CDS encoding GNAT family N-acetyltransferase, which translates to MAAKITVLVLCDADPDRPDYGGRRFDQPGPLTWRGLREGVPRLRSELHGLRDHQGRELPILWVLRADEQIAACHGDPGWQLQEFADLWTELQDAGHEIGWHPHHWRWSDEHDCWYQETRDTAWQRANLERGAAAFDTPPRFARMGWYAMNDATMQAMRDLGVEMDLSAMPGLRHPGGVDKRGTHFAGEYDWSRCRHGAYRPHAADYQSHAVRPSGLIEMPLTTIESAAVRTMYTVRYLLRGGSGMTGRYTSINITAHHAIFSLMMRHVLAQAEKRGHATLAAYFHPDELLGMGPAMVDRPLYHARHVGDNLRNLVAGAAERGMGVEFVTATEMLARLQERFQREAENAPPIFPVGKRQLGRAVKLAREVFNVSESDPDFADRFRWKHTVWSAKGPWISAAGPKTVPVGQYPSLALRTWFFDREVLSAHSCDTAVSASAQGKGLLGHLARTQYDRLREADFAFAWAFPNQRIHPIRTKGLAWTDVASFPFMLRPLDVKAVLSGALGKGLAEMLGPVAAAMWRRIAPERDAGAPLRLVPVERFGVAADDIWAQTRERLRIAVVRDAAALNARYAQTPGAPYRLYHVEVEDAAVGVVVTRLLPKRGLLTYAICEMLLPEEHLHLADDVVALLIHEAREAGAQVAGALCFSHQPEHRAFTRNDFVSVPTRFHPEPTYFCAYPLLPDNQAEAVNDAENWYLTWGDQDTV; encoded by the coding sequence GTGGCCGCGAAAATCACCGTGCTCGTCTTGTGCGACGCCGATCCCGACCGACCCGATTACGGCGGCCGGCGATTCGACCAGCCCGGCCCGCTGACGTGGCGCGGCCTGCGCGAAGGCGTACCGCGATTACGCAGCGAACTGCACGGCCTGCGCGATCACCAAGGGCGCGAACTACCGATATTGTGGGTTTTACGGGCCGACGAACAAATCGCCGCCTGCCACGGCGATCCCGGGTGGCAACTTCAAGAATTCGCGGATCTCTGGACCGAACTACAGGACGCCGGGCACGAAATCGGTTGGCATCCGCACCACTGGCGATGGTCGGACGAACACGACTGCTGGTACCAGGAAACGCGCGACACCGCATGGCAGCGAGCGAATCTCGAACGCGGCGCGGCGGCCTTCGATACACCCCCGCGCTTTGCCCGTATGGGGTGGTACGCCATGAACGACGCCACCATGCAGGCCATGCGTGACTTGGGCGTCGAGATGGACCTCTCGGCCATGCCGGGATTGCGTCACCCCGGCGGCGTCGACAAACGCGGCACCCATTTCGCCGGCGAGTACGATTGGTCGCGGTGCAGGCACGGTGCCTACCGCCCGCATGCGGCCGATTACCAAAGCCACGCCGTACGCCCCTCGGGGTTGATCGAAATGCCGCTGACGACCATCGAGTCGGCCGCGGTCCGGACGATGTATACCGTGCGGTACCTGTTGCGCGGCGGCAGCGGCATGACCGGGCGTTACACGTCGATCAACATCACCGCCCATCATGCGATTTTTTCGCTGATGATGCGCCACGTCCTGGCGCAGGCCGAAAAGCGCGGCCACGCCACGCTGGCGGCGTATTTTCATCCCGATGAACTGCTGGGAATGGGGCCGGCCATGGTCGATCGGCCTCTCTACCACGCGCGACATGTCGGCGACAATTTGCGCAACCTGGTGGCCGGTGCGGCCGAGCGCGGCATGGGCGTGGAGTTCGTGACGGCGACGGAAATGCTGGCCCGCCTGCAGGAACGGTTTCAGCGTGAAGCCGAGAACGCGCCGCCGATCTTCCCCGTTGGGAAAAGACAGCTCGGTCGCGCCGTCAAGCTCGCCCGCGAGGTTTTCAACGTGAGCGAAAGCGATCCCGATTTCGCCGACCGTTTCCGTTGGAAGCACACCGTGTGGTCGGCCAAGGGACCGTGGATTTCGGCGGCGGGTCCGAAGACCGTGCCGGTCGGCCAATACCCCTCGCTCGCGTTGCGAACGTGGTTTTTCGATCGCGAGGTGCTCAGCGCCCACTCGTGCGACACCGCCGTGTCGGCTTCGGCGCAAGGCAAGGGGTTGCTCGGACATCTCGCGCGAACTCAGTACGACCGCCTGCGTGAGGCCGACTTCGCCTTCGCCTGGGCATTTCCCAACCAGCGCATCCATCCGATTCGTACCAAAGGCTTGGCCTGGACGGACGTGGCATCGTTTCCTTTTATGTTGCGCCCGCTGGATGTCAAAGCCGTGCTGAGCGGCGCTTTGGGGAAGGGGCTGGCCGAGATGCTGGGACCGGTGGCGGCGGCCATGTGGCGGCGTATCGCACCCGAGCGCGACGCGGGCGCCCCCCTACGTCTGGTGCCGGTGGAACGTTTCGGCGTTGCGGCCGATGACATTTGGGCGCAAACCCGCGAGCGCTTGCGGATTGCGGTCGTGAGAGATGCCGCGGCGCTGAACGCACGGTACGCGCAAACTCCGGGCGCACCTTACCGGCTGTATCACGTCGAAGTGGAAGACGCGGCGGTGGGCGTGGTCGTCACGCGTCTGCTGCCCAAGCGCGGCCTGTTGACCTACGCGATTTGCGAAATGCTGCTGCCGGAAGAACACTTGCACCTGGCTGACGACGTCGTGGCCTTGCTCATCCATGAGGCCCGCGAGGCGGGCGCACAGGTTGCCGGGGCGTTGTGCTTCTCGCATCAGCCGGAACACCGCGCCTTCACCCGCAATGACTTCGTGTCGGTGCCGACGCGCTTTCACCCGGAGCCGACGTACTTTTGCGCCTACCCCCTGCTGCCCGACAACCAGGCCGAAGCGGTCAACGACGCTGAGAACTGGTACTTGACCTGGGGCGACCAGGACACCGTGTGA
- a CDS encoding YncE family protein: MRQTVLLIICLALILAVAPACDNVPDYAGEGGVLDNPIGLAINWPYAYVTNANFDLSDDKVGWISVIDLPTALVERKRAVLRHVETKPYLAKIILNNDKSRAFVADRRSNHVRIFDLSKPGFPEQIDVKPNDEGVQGIEVARQPYGLALTADGKTLLAACIGSGDVSIVDVENRKLIRNVRLAAGITEVKIQPGTNHAYVTNQDLNAITVIEADTGAFLTAFGAFGGFSLFGFDFRGLDFTPDGKSLFVASRSPSAVLMVDTDKLPLQPDRAVLRILPSEDAPIDAEVRPDGLEAWVTNYDDNSIMAYDALTGRLLGAMDTGAGPTDIAFFENPENPGYYYALVANFLSHNLTLLDAMTKEVIWSIP; the protein is encoded by the coding sequence GTGCGCCAAACCGTCTTACTGATCATCTGCCTGGCCCTGATTCTGGCCGTGGCGCCCGCTTGCGACAATGTGCCGGACTACGCCGGTGAAGGTGGCGTTTTGGACAACCCCATCGGGTTGGCCATCAATTGGCCGTACGCGTACGTGACCAACGCCAACTTCGACCTTTCCGACGACAAGGTCGGATGGATTTCGGTCATCGATCTCCCGACCGCCCTGGTGGAACGCAAGCGCGCCGTCTTGCGGCACGTTGAGACCAAGCCCTACCTGGCGAAAATCATTTTAAATAATGATAAGAGCCGGGCTTTCGTGGCCGACCGGCGCAGCAACCACGTGCGAATCTTCGATCTTTCCAAACCGGGCTTCCCGGAGCAAATCGACGTCAAGCCGAACGATGAGGGCGTGCAGGGTATCGAAGTGGCGCGGCAGCCCTACGGTTTGGCGCTGACCGCCGACGGCAAAACCCTGCTGGCGGCCTGCATCGGCAGCGGCGATGTGTCGATCGTGGACGTCGAAAACCGGAAGCTGATCCGCAACGTGCGCCTGGCCGCAGGCATCACTGAAGTGAAAATCCAACCGGGCACCAATCACGCCTATGTTACGAATCAGGACCTCAACGCCATCACCGTGATCGAAGCGGATACCGGCGCCTTCCTGACCGCTTTCGGCGCATTCGGCGGCTTTAGCCTGTTCGGCTTCGATTTTCGCGGGTTGGACTTCACGCCCGACGGCAAGTCGCTGTTTGTCGCCTCGCGCAGCCCCAGCGCCGTGCTGATGGTCGACACCGATAAGCTGCCCCTGCAGCCGGACCGCGCCGTGCTGCGCATCCTGCCCTCCGAAGACGCCCCGATCGACGCGGAAGTGCGGCCCGACGGCTTAGAAGCCTGGGTCACGAATTACGACGATAATTCAATCATGGCTTACGACGCGCTCACCGGACGCTTACTGGGCGCGATGGATACCGGTGCCGGTCCGACAGATATCGCCTTTTTCGAGAATCCGGAGAACCCCGGTTACTACTACGCGTTGGTCGCCAATTTCCTCAGCCACAACCTCACGCTACTCGACGCGATGACCAAAGAAGTCATCTGGTCGATACCGTAA